The region ATGAGGGTGCTTCTCTTTACGATGTCTCAAGAGAGACTGCTTTAAGTTATTCGGCTGTCAGAAATATAGCGGTAAAGTGCAACGACTATCCTTTAAGGAGTAGGGGGCAAGTGTCCTCGAAGCGCCGGGACTCTTAGGAGTAAGATATAGTCTGAACTGCAGTGAAAATTGCAGAGAATTAGCGGAAACGGTTAATTCGTAACATTTTGAGAGGGCTGATTCAATTAACGGGAAGAGCCAACTATCGCGCTTGCGGTCAGGCTTTAAATTTACCCTTAGAAACCAATCCTGAGTTAGTCGTTAAAGATCCTTACACCAATGCAGCGGTTGCAGGTTGGTATTGGGATAGTCGCAATATTAATGTGGCAGCCGATGCGGGAGATTTTGAACGAGTCACTCGTTTAATTAATGGGGGCTTAAATGGATATCGCGATCGCGTTCAGTTTTGGCAACGAGCAAAGCAAGTTCTCAATAATTCTACTCCCAAGGTGACGATCAATTCCAATGGGAATATTCCCAGTAGTTGGCAAACCGTCAATTGGCAAGACTTGAGTGCCAAAGTGTCTAAATATTTCACGGTTCAAGAAGTAACCAATGGTGATACACGGCGCATTCCGCAACGGGATGACATTAAACAAAATATCTTCACCCTTGCCCAAAAATTAGACCAAATTCGTGAAGCCTGGGGATCCCCGATTTTAGTGACCTCTTGGTATCGTCCGCCTGCCATTAACCGCGCCGTTGGCGGTGCCACCAATTCCCAGCACCTCTATGGGAAAGCGGTTGATATTAAACCCAGTCAAGGCAATCTTTATGATTTTCAGCATTGGTTAGATACCGTGGCTTGGGCCAATCATGCTTTAGGTTATGGTGCGCCGAGAGGTTTTGTTCACCTCGATTTACGCCCCGGAAGAATTCGTTGGAATTACTAAGAACAATTGCCCAATTAAAACTCAAATTTAGGAGATAAAAATGACTAGCAATCCTTTAGCTTTTCAGGATCAAGAATCTGATTTTGTTACTCTATCTGAAGAAAAAGAACATTTCATGCTGCAATATGTGGTTGTCCCCGGTGCGCTAGGGGGGCTGACAAAAATTATTATGGAGGTGAAAGATTCCACTCAAAATTTTCAAACCCTTCAACCGACTCAAAATCAATCTGAACTGAACTTACCCACTTTAGGTTACTTAGTGCCCTCTAGTATCTTTTTGGGGATTATTAGTAGCTTAATCGGGATGTTTGTTCTCTCAGATTTCTTGGATTTTAAGAAGTCAAAGTTTAAGATTTTCGGACTCTCGTTAATCTTTGGCTTATTCTTTCCCCTGGTATTTGAAGCAGCATCGAATACCTTACAACTGCAAAATCAGATTTCGACGATTCAAGAAGAGAAAGTGCGGGTTGAGGAAGCTGCAATCAATAATGCAATGCCTCTGACAGACGATCCCATTTCCCTGGAAGCAGCGATTCAAGATATCGAACAATTGGCAATTGGTTCGACGGATGTGCGGAATCAAACGATGGCGATTAAAAATATTGAAGAACTGGCAGTTCTTTCGGATCAAACCACTGTTTCAGAAGAAGCATTGGGCGCGATCGCGATGATTGCTCGACAATCTCAGGATAACAGAGTTGCACCAGAAGCCATTGAATCCATTGAAAAGGTTGCTCTCAAGTCCACTCATCCAGAAGTAAAAGCCCTCGCCATAGATACCTTGGAAAATTTAAGAGGGGAAATTCCTACAAGTGAAAATGCGGTCTTAGATGAAGCGATCAATCGCATCCTTTCTCAATCATAAAGGATGGAACAGAGCCGGTTGATTTCAGTCCAAGGGATCAACCGCAACAAACCGTCAATCACACCTAATATCAAATTGGTAAATGTTTGCTACAAATTGATCGAATCTTCGATTCGCTGCCAGAGGCAATCGGGGACCGGAGCTTTAGTGAGGAGGGGTGAGGTCCCGCTAGACCCAGTTGCGCTGGTATGTTGAACAAAGTTGCCTGTTAAGTCTGGGTCTCGTGTCAGGGATTGGTTATTGCCCCCTTCTCCACCATAGGTTACTTGTGCCAGATCGCTTGTTCCATCGCTGTGGATTTCATTAATGACTAATGCTACCGAAGGAGCATCATTGTAGCTGCTACTGATGTTGCTGCCACCGGTGCGAGTAAAAAAGTCGTTAGAGCCATCACTAAATTTTGCGACAGAGGAGGCTTAAAGTCGTTTAACTGGTAAATCCTCGCAGATTAGTATTAAGCTCATCTAACATAAAGATTAAGAAAGTGTTATACACAAACCAGATTGACAGTTGGCGTGATGGAATCCTCGCAATCTCTCTCTTATGCCAGCGCGATCGCGCTGCAAAAAGAATTATCCCCGCAAGTCA is a window of Cyanobacteria bacterium GSL.Bin1 DNA encoding:
- a CDS encoding DUF882 domain-containing protein, which translates into the protein MRNILRGLIQLTGRANYRACGQALNLPLETNPELVVKDPYTNAAVAGWYWDSRNINVAADAGDFERVTRLINGGLNGYRDRVQFWQRAKQVLNNSTPKVTINSNGNIPSSWQTVNWQDLSAKVSKYFTVQEVTNGDTRRIPQRDDIKQNIFTLAQKLDQIREAWGSPILVTSWYRPPAINRAVGGATNSQHLYGKAVDIKPSQGNLYDFQHWLDTVAWANHALGYGAPRGFVHLDLRPGRIRWNY